The following nucleotide sequence is from Acidobacteriota bacterium.
CCTCCCGGCGCCCCCTCGGCAGGGATCCCGCCTTTCGGGCCGCCCTGGCCCTCGCCGAGAAGGCCGCCTCCGCACCGGGGCCCGTCCTCCTGGTGGGACCCACGGGGAGCGGAAAGAGCCGCCTGGCCCGCTACATCCACGATCTGCGACTCCCCAAGCCAGGCACCTTCACCGAATGGCACGCCCCCGGAGTGCCCTCCTCGCTCCTGGAGGCGGAGTTTTTCGGAGTGGAGAGGGGGGCCGCAACGGGCGTGGCCCCCCGCGCGGGCATCTTCGAGGAATCTGGAACGGGGACCCTCTGCCTTTCCGGGGTGGAGTGGCTCGCGCCGGACAAGCAGGCGGCCCTTCTCCGAATCCTTGAGGGAAGCCCCTTCCAGCGAATCGGGGGGGGGCGCCGGTTGACCTGCCAGGCGAGGGTTCTCGCGGCCTTCTCGGAGCCCCCGGAACTGCTGGTTGCCCGAGGGCAGTTGCGGCAGGACTTGCTCTTCCGGCTGGACGTCCTTCGAATCCACCTTCCCGCCCTGGGGGAGAGGACCGGGGACATCCCGCTCCTGGCCCGCCATTTTCTCCGGGCGGCTTGCCGCCAGTCGGGACGCTCCGTCCCCGAAATGGCCCCCTCCCTCATCGAGGCGCTGTCCAAACGGCCCTGGCCCGGAAACCTCCGGGAGCTGGCGCGGTGCATGGAGGGCCTGGCGCTCTCCGGAGGAACGCTCCTCGTTCCCGAGGACCTGCCCGCCGAATTCTGGATGGCCGAGCCTCCAGCCGCGGACGCCCTCCGGAGGAGGCTGACTTTGGAGGAATTGAAGGATGCGTACATCCGCTTCGTCCTGGCTCGGACCTCCGGGAACCGGACCCGGGCCGCGCGGTGGCTGGGAATCAGCCGCAAGGCTCTGTGGGCCCATTTGAGGCGCTCCGAAACTTAGGGTAAGATAGGCCGGTTTAGGTATGTGGGAGATACGGGTGGTTCACGTGGGCCGGATCGCCGATGCGAACATCGCGAGAGGGGTATCCCGCTACGTCTCCATGGTGGGGGGGGAGTGGCGCCTGCGCATGGACGCCGTCCCCGCTTCGAGGCGGGTGGAGCCGCGCCAAGTCCGCCGCGAGGAGGGACGACGCCTTGTGGAGCGGGCTTCGGAGGACACCGCTCGGGTGGCCCTCGACGCCGGTGGCCGTCTCCTGGACAGTCCCGCCTTCGCCCGCCTGCTCGGAGAATACAAGGATCGGGGGAAGAGGGTGTCGTTCCTGGTGGGCGGACCCCACGGCCTCGACGAGAGCGTTCTTCGTGCCTCCGAACGGGTCCTTTCCCTCTCCCCCATGACCCTGCCGCACGAGATGGCCCTGCTCGTCCTCACGGAGCAGATCTACAGAGCCTTCGCCGCCTCCACGGGAAGGGCCTACGCCAAATAGGAGACCGGAGGAGTCGCCATGGACAAGAGGACCCTGAAGCACTTCGAAAAACGGCTCCAGGACAAGCGAAGGGAGCTCCAAAAGGCCTACCAGGACAAACTCATGAGGAGCGGCGACGCGGGCGCGGACGGCGCCCTGGACTCGGCGGACGAGGCATCGGTCAACTACAACAAGGAGTTTTGGTACTCCCTGTCGGACGCGGACCGCCGAACCATGCGCCTCATCGACGAGGCCCTTCGCGAGATCCGGACGGGGGGGTTCGGGGAGTGCAAGAATTGCGGCGAGCCGATCCAGAAGAAGCGTCTGGAAGCCGTGCCCTGGGCCCGCCACTGCGTGGCGTGCCAGGACCTTCAAGATCGCGGACTCATCGAGTGAAGGGGCGTCATGCGCCTGAAGACCGCGCTCGTTACAGGATTCCTGATCCTTACCATGGCCCTGATGGTGGGGGTCGTGTCCCTCAACGGGCCCGTCCTCGCCCAGCCCTTCAATCTCCTCGGAGTGGAAGTCCCCACGGCCTGGGTCCTCGCGCTGGCCTTTCTCGCGGGCTTCATCGCCTTCACCCTCTGGCTGGCCGGTACGGGGGTCGTCCAGTGGGTGCGGCGCTGGATCGAGGGTTTGAGGCGCCAAAACGAACGGGCCGCGGAGGAGTACTACCTCAAGGGTCTTGACGCGGCCTTGGGAAGCCGCCCCCTCGAGGCCATCACACATTTCCAGCGAGCGCTGGAGACGTCTCCCGAATACCTGCCGGCCCTCCTCAAGCTGGGGGACGCGCTGAGGGCCGCCGGGAGGCCCCAGGAGGCGCTTTCCTTTCACAGGCAGGCCCTGTCGATCCGCCCCGATGACGTGGCCACTCTCTACGCGCTCACCGAGGACGCCCTGCTTCTTCAGGACCACGAGGAAGCCAAGCGCCATCTCGCCTCGATTCTGCGCATCCAGCCCCGCCGGGCCCTGAAGGCGCTTCGCCTGCTCCGAACTCTGTACATCCGGGAGACCAACTGGAAAAAGGCGCTCGAGATCCAGGAGCACATCGGGAGCGCCCGGGTCCTGGAGGAAGAGCGGGCCGACGACGCCCCCTTCACCGCCGGCCTCATGTACCAGATCGGGGCCGACCTGTTGAACCAGGAGAAGTACAAGGATGCGGTGACTCAGTTGGAGAAGCTGCGCCGCAAGTTCCCGGCCTTCCAGGCGACCTATCTCAAGCTGGCCGAGGCGTACCTGTTGAGCGGACAGGAGGAGACGGCCGTCGAAGTGTACCTGGACGGGTACCGAAAGAACGCCTCCCCCATGTGCCTGCTGGCCATGGAGCAGCTCTTTCTGGACAAGGGGGACCCGGAGGGCGCCGTTCGCCAGTACCAGAACCTCATCCAGACGACGGACCGGAAGGTGCTTCCCAAATTTCTCCTCGGCCGCTTCTACTACAAGCTGGAAGTGCTGGACCGGGCCGAAACCCTGTTCCGGGAAATCCAAGGAAACGTCCGCCAGTCCGGGCTCCTCGAATACTACCTGGGGCGCATTCGGGAGCGAAAGGGCGACGCGCCCAAGGCCTGTTCCCATTACCGCGAAGTGATCCGAGTTCTCAACCCCTTCGAACTCAACTACACGTGCTCGGGGTGCGGTCAGGTATCGCCCGAATGGCGGGATTTCTGCCCCACCTGCCAGCGCTGGGACACCCTTTCGCCGAACTTCCGGGACGAACTCCTCCAAGAGATCCACGAACCCAGCCCGGTGTTTTATCAAGGGGTCCCATGGCACGCCTGACCCGGGGCCCCCTCCTGCTGGCCGTCCTCGACGGATGGGGACTGGCCGAGGACCAGGCCTTCAACGCCGTGACCCGTTCGGGCCTGCGGAACTTTCCGGCTTGGCTCGAGCGCTTCCCCTGGCGCCCCTTGCGCGCCTCGGGGGAGGCGGTGGGCCTTCCCGAGGGGCAGATCGGAAATTCCGAGGTGGGCCACCTCACCCTGGGCGCGGGACGGGTGATCTATCAGGATCTCCCGCGCATCAGCCGGGCCATCCGGGACGGGAGCTTTTTTCGGAACCCGGTCCTGAAGGATGTCTGCCGGGCCTCCCGGGGGGGCACCCTGCATTTGGTGGGACTCGTGTCCGACGGAGGCGTCCACAGCCATGTGGACCACCTGAAGGCCCTCGTGACCCTTGCGGGCCGCGAGGGCACGGACCGCGTCGCCATCCACGCCATCACCGACGGCCGGGACGTGCCTCCGACGAGCGGGCTCGGCCATATCGCCGAGGTTCGCAGGTTCCTGGAGGCGGAGGGGATCGGGGCCCTCGCCACGGTCACGGGGCGGTATTACGCCATGGACCGTGACCGGCGCTGGGAGCGCACCGAAGTGGCGTACCGCGCCTACACCCTCGGGGAGGGAAGCCGCTGGGAGGACGCCGAAGGGGCCGTCCGCGCCAGTTACGCATCGGGCGTCACGGACGAGTTCATCCGGCCCATCGTTTTGCCCTGTCCTTACGGAACCATCCGGGACGGGGACGCCGTCTTCTTCTTCAACTTTCGCGCGGACCGCGCCCGCCAGTTGTGCAGGGCCCTGGCCGAACCCGGTTTCTCCGATTTCCCTCGGACCGCGCCGCCCCGCTTGAGCGCCTTTTCCACCCTGACCCGATACCACAGGGACTTCCCATTCCCGGTGGCCTTCGAGCGGGACATCCCGTCCAACACGCTCGGGGAGGTGTTGGCCAATGCCGGACTGCGCCAGTTGCGCATCGCCGAGACCGAAAAGTACGCCCACGTGACCTTCTTCTTCAGTGGGGGCCGGGAGGCGCCGTTTCCCGGCGAGGACCGCATCCTGGTTCCGTCCCCGAAGATCGCCACCTACGACTTGCAGCCCTCCATGAGCGCGCCCGGGGTGACCGAAGCTCTCCTCTCCGCTCTGGACCGCGGGTACGACTTTCTCCTCCTGAACTTCGCCAACCCAGACATGGTGGGCCACACGGGGGATTTCGAGGCCGCCTGCGAGGCGGCGCGGACGGTGGACCGGTGCATGGGCCGCGTGCTGGAGAAGGTTCTTGACCTGGGCGGCGCCGTGGCCCTCACGGCGGACCACGGAAACCTGGAGACCATGCGCGAGCCGGATGGAGTCCACATCCACACGGCCCACACGACGAACCCGGTCCCCTTTCTCTGGCTTTCGAACAACCCGGTGGAGCTCCGAAGGGACGGGGACTTCGGCCTCGCCTCGGTGGCTCCCACGCTCCTGGAGCACCTCGGGCTTCCCCGCCCCCCGGAGATGGACGCTCCCTCTCTTTTCCGCTCGGCCTAGGTCTGGTGGCCTCCGCCCTCCGATTCGGCCGGATCGTCGCCCACCCGCCGCCCTCGAATCCTTCGGAACAGGCTCCGCAGGATCTCCGTGTCCCGGCGGTTCAACCCCACACGGTGGATGAGGGCCCTCAGCTCCCGCCCGGCGGGCTCATCGCCCCGGATCAAAAATCCCGATCGCCGGCCGACTTCCAGGACCATGGACGCCAGCCTTTCCCGATCCGCGTGGGTGGAGACCTCGGCGGACGCGGGAGGGGCCGGCCTGGCCCCGACCAGGGCCTTTTGGATGAGGTAGGCCAGGATCACCGCGCTCTGGGCTACGTTGAGGTCCCGGTAGGAGGGGTCCGTGGGGATCACCACCACGCCCGAACACAGGGAGAGTTCTTCGCGCGTCAGACCCGAGGATTCGGAGCCGAAGACGAGGGCCGCGCCGCGGGAGGCCGAAGCGGCCAGGCTCTCCGCGGCCCGCTCGGGGTCCATGTTGTCCATCCGCGGCGCGCCCCGCGGCGCCGTGGCGAGGACGATCGAGCATTCGGCGACGGCTTCCCCGAGGGTGCCCACCGCACGTGCCCTTTCCAGAAGATCCGTTGCGTGCCAGGCCATGCGCCGGGACTCGGTTTCGAAGTAGGGGGGGGCGTCGGGAGCATCTCCGCTCCGGTGAAGGCGGGGATCCACGAGAACGAGGTCCCACAAGCCAAAGTTCTTCATGGCCCGGGCCACGGCCCCCACGTTGCCCGGCGAACGGCTTCGCACCAGAACGAACCGGATCCCGTCCATCAACGGCCCCCGGCCGACCGCCCCCGGCGGGTCCGCGCCACCCACCGGTTGTGCTCCTCCAGAGTGCGAGAGAAGGCGTGGGTGCCGTCGTTTCGGCTCACGAAGTAGAGGTACGGGGAGGCCTGGGGACTCAGAACGGCCTCCAGGGACGCACGCCCCGGACTGCAGATGGGGCCGGGCGGCAACCCCGCGTGCCGATAGGTGTTGTACGGACTTTCAAAGGCGAGGTCCTCCCGGCGGAGGGTTCCCGAGTAGCGGCCGGCCAGGCTCAGCGCGTACACCACCGAAGGATCGGTCTGCAGGGCCATGCCCAGCCGGAGCCGGTTCTCGAAGACGCCGGCGATGAGCGGACGTTCGGGAGCGGAGGCGGTCTCCTCCTCCACCAGGGAGGCGAGGGTCACGACCTCCCTGAGGCCCCGATCCCGCCCCGGACCTGCGGCCGAGGCCCACCAGGAACGGAAGGAGCGGACCAGGACGAGGACCACGGCCTTCTCGCTCAATCCGGGATCCAGCAGATAGGTTTCGGGAAAGAGGTAGCCTTCCAGGTCCAGGGCCCTCGGGTCCAGGTCCAGGATGGGGCGAGGATCCTGGACGGCCCGTCGGAACGCATCTTCGGAGCCGAGCCCGCCCTTGGCGAGGAGTTCGATCACTTCGTCGGCCCTCAACCCCTCGGGGATCGTCACCCGGGTCAGCTCCACCTCTCCCCGGTTCAGTTTTCCGATGATCTCGAGAGGCGACAGGGGCCGGTCAAATCGGTAGGTTCCCGGCCGGAGCTTGCGCGGGTTGCCGTAGAGGACGAAGGCGAGCTTGAAGGAGACCCGGTTGCTCACGAGGCCCTTTTCGTGGAGGGCCTCCACGACGTCCCCGGCCCGGTCGCCCCTGGAGACGGCGACCCGGACCTCCCCCGCCGCGCGCCGATAGGGCCGATGCCAGTCCCAGGCCAGGAACGAGACGGCCGCGCCCCCTGCGGCGATGGACGCCAGAATCGCGGCGCCGATTCCCTTCCCCAGGCGCCTCACGGGCACCCCGCATCCAGGTAGGACTGAAGGAGAAGGGCCGCCGCCACCTGGTCCAGGCGTCCCTTGTTCCGACCCACGCGCTCTCCACGCTCCCTGAGCATGGAGGCGGCCTCCACGCTGGTGAGCCGCTCGTCCCAGAAGACCAGGTCCACGGAGGGCAACCTGCGGGCCAGGGCGGCGGCGAAGGCGGTCACCTTTTCCTCGAGCGCGCTGCTCCGGCCGTCCATGTGAAGGGGCCGGCCCAGAACCACGCGGACGGCCCCCTGGGCGACGACCTGAGCCGCCACGCCCGCCTGTCCCTCCCGAACCCCCTTCACGTGGAGGGTCGGAAGGGGCCTCGCCAGGGTTCGTGTTTCATCGGATACGGCCAGTCCGATCCGCCGCTCGCCCCAGTCCACCGCCAGGATCCGGCTCATTCTCCTTCTCCAGGATTCCTCACCGCCACGTGCAGCATCGCGATTCCCCCCGTCAGCGGGCTTTGGGACTCCACCGAGAACCCGGCCTCCTCCAGTCGTTCGCGGAAGGCATCGTGGGTGGGAAACAGGCCCACCGAAGCGGGAAGGTATCCGTAGGGACCCTCCACGCCGCTCACCCAACGCCCCACCCAGGGAAGCACCCGCACGAAGTAGAAGCGGAAGAGGGGGGCGAAAATGCGTCCCCTCGGTACGGAGAATTCCAGGATCACGAGCCGTCCACCGGGCCGCAGAACGCGCGCCAGTTCCTTTAGCCCCCGATCCAAATCCTGGAAGTTCCGGACGCCGAAGGCCACCATGGCGCCATCCACCGCCCCTGTCCTCAAGGGCAGATCCAGGGCATCCCCCTGCACCCGACGCAGGCGTCCGCCCCCTCGCTTCGCCCCGGCCTTCTGCAGCATGG
It contains:
- a CDS encoding sigma 54-interacting transcriptional regulator, with the translated sequence MRPSRRPLGRDPAFRAALALAEKAASAPGPVLLVGPTGSGKSRLARYIHDLRLPKPGTFTEWHAPGVPSSLLEAEFFGVERGAATGVAPRAGIFEESGTGTLCLSGVEWLAPDKQAALLRILEGSPFQRIGGGRRLTCQARVLAAFSEPPELLVARGQLRQDLLFRLDVLRIHLPALGERTGDIPLLARHFLRAACRQSGRSVPEMAPSLIEALSKRPWPGNLRELARCMEGLALSGGTLLVPEDLPAEFWMAEPPAADALRRRLTLEELKDAYIRFVLARTSGNRTRAARWLGISRKALWAHLRRSET
- a CDS encoding TrmH family RNA methyltransferase, giving the protein MDGIRFVLVRSRSPGNVGAVARAMKNFGLWDLVLVDPRLHRSGDAPDAPPYFETESRRMAWHATDLLERARAVGTLGEAVAECSIVLATAPRGAPRMDNMDPERAAESLAASASRGAALVFGSESSGLTREELSLCSGVVVIPTDPSYRDLNVAQSAVILAYLIQKALVGARPAPPASAEVSTHADRERLASMVLEVGRRSGFLIRGDEPAGRELRALIHRVGLNRRDTEILRSLFRRIRGRRVGDDPAESEGGGHQT
- the mltG gene encoding endolytic transglycosylase MltG; the protein is MRRLGKGIGAAILASIAAGGAAVSFLAWDWHRPYRRAAGEVRVAVSRGDRAGDVVEALHEKGLVSNRVSFKLAFVLYGNPRKLRPGTYRFDRPLSPLEIIGKLNRGEVELTRVTIPEGLRADEVIELLAKGGLGSEDAFRRAVQDPRPILDLDPRALDLEGYLFPETYLLDPGLSEKAVVLVLVRSFRSWWASAAGPGRDRGLREVVTLASLVEEETASAPERPLIAGVFENRLRLGMALQTDPSVVYALSLAGRYSGTLRREDLAFESPYNTYRHAGLPPGPICSPGRASLEAVLSPQASPYLYFVSRNDGTHAFSRTLEEHNRWVARTRRGRSAGGR
- the ruvX gene encoding Holliday junction resolvase RuvX; the protein is MSRILAVDWGERRIGLAVSDETRTLARPLPTLHVKGVREGQAGVAAQVVAQGAVRVVLGRPLHMDGRSSALEEKVTAFAAALARRLPSVDLVFWDERLTSVEAASMLRERGERVGRNKGRLDQVAAALLLQSYLDAGCP
- a CDS encoding ubiquinone/menaquinone biosynthesis methyltransferase, producing the protein MARMFGAIAPTYDRLNHLLSLHVDRLWRRRAVKSLAARPGSCVVDVCTGTGDLALALLRRVDLKLVGVDFSLPMLQKAGAKRGGGRLRRVQGDALDLPLRTGAVDGAMVAFGVRNFQDLDRGLKELARVLRPGGRLVILEFSVPRGRIFAPLFRFYFVRVLPWVGRWVSGVEGPYGYLPASVGLFPTHDAFRERLEEAGFSVESQSPLTGGIAMLHVAVRNPGEGE
- a CDS encoding 23S rRNA (pseudouridine(1915)-N(3))-methyltransferase RlmH, whose protein sequence is MVHVGRIADANIARGVSRYVSMVGGEWRLRMDAVPASRRVEPRQVRREEGRRLVERASEDTARVALDAGGRLLDSPAFARLLGEYKDRGKRVSFLVGGPHGLDESVLRASERVLSLSPMTLPHEMALLVLTEQIYRAFAASTGRAYAK
- a CDS encoding TraR/DksA family transcriptional regulator — translated: MDKRTLKHFEKRLQDKRRELQKAYQDKLMRSGDAGADGALDSADEASVNYNKEFWYSLSDADRRTMRLIDEALREIRTGGFGECKNCGEPIQKKRLEAVPWARHCVACQDLQDRGLIE
- the gpmI gene encoding 2,3-bisphosphoglycerate-independent phosphoglycerate mutase, whose protein sequence is MARLTRGPLLLAVLDGWGLAEDQAFNAVTRSGLRNFPAWLERFPWRPLRASGEAVGLPEGQIGNSEVGHLTLGAGRVIYQDLPRISRAIRDGSFFRNPVLKDVCRASRGGTLHLVGLVSDGGVHSHVDHLKALVTLAGREGTDRVAIHAITDGRDVPPTSGLGHIAEVRRFLEAEGIGALATVTGRYYAMDRDRRWERTEVAYRAYTLGEGSRWEDAEGAVRASYASGVTDEFIRPIVLPCPYGTIRDGDAVFFFNFRADRARQLCRALAEPGFSDFPRTAPPRLSAFSTLTRYHRDFPFPVAFERDIPSNTLGEVLANAGLRQLRIAETEKYAHVTFFFSGGREAPFPGEDRILVPSPKIATYDLQPSMSAPGVTEALLSALDRGYDFLLLNFANPDMVGHTGDFEAACEAARTVDRCMGRVLEKVLDLGGAVALTADHGNLETMREPDGVHIHTAHTTNPVPFLWLSNNPVELRRDGDFGLASVAPTLLEHLGLPRPPEMDAPSLFRSA
- a CDS encoding tetratricopeptide repeat protein; protein product: MRLKTALVTGFLILTMALMVGVVSLNGPVLAQPFNLLGVEVPTAWVLALAFLAGFIAFTLWLAGTGVVQWVRRWIEGLRRQNERAAEEYYLKGLDAALGSRPLEAITHFQRALETSPEYLPALLKLGDALRAAGRPQEALSFHRQALSIRPDDVATLYALTEDALLLQDHEEAKRHLASILRIQPRRALKALRLLRTLYIRETNWKKALEIQEHIGSARVLEEERADDAPFTAGLMYQIGADLLNQEKYKDAVTQLEKLRRKFPAFQATYLKLAEAYLLSGQEETAVEVYLDGYRKNASPMCLLAMEQLFLDKGDPEGAVRQYQNLIQTTDRKVLPKFLLGRFYYKLEVLDRAETLFREIQGNVRQSGLLEYYLGRIRERKGDAPKACSHYREVIRVLNPFELNYTCSGCGQVSPEWRDFCPTCQRWDTLSPNFRDELLQEIHEPSPVFYQGVPWHA